The following proteins come from a genomic window of Pyxidicoccus sp. MSG2:
- a CDS encoding caspase family protein: MSLVFDVRASLGDRPGVHALLVGVSGYRHLPPRDQPSGPYDLKQLSSAATSTLRLFEWLQAHRDALPLPLATCRLLLTPSAGEAAAHPSALAATRRHVERALRDWRRDARSHADGMTLFYFAGHGIQRSRDNTVLLLEEFAEPDSPVLEQAIELQNIFQGMAPSPQAGPIARQQVYFIDTCRVLPDVLKNFEHLSAPAVFDVELVSEDNRCAPIFQAALPGTKAYGRLNETSLFCEALLAGLDGRAATPGDGPETNEHVQWVVSVSSLSRMLVDHFKRLASEPEGVEQTVTLGGQILEDLMLHQLLAPPSADLTLEVDPLAAVAHARVNVVNALGQPTADFPHPLSPYPLTRQLEAGYYTIGATIDPPHPQFVGCPGRPMLLTPPRRTYRLRVSP, translated from the coding sequence ATGTCGCTGGTCTTCGATGTGCGGGCATCCCTGGGCGACAGGCCCGGGGTGCACGCCCTGCTCGTGGGGGTGAGCGGCTACCGCCATCTGCCACCGCGCGACCAGCCGTCTGGCCCTTACGACCTGAAGCAGCTCTCGTCGGCCGCGACCTCGACGCTGCGGCTCTTCGAGTGGCTCCAGGCCCACCGGGATGCGCTCCCGCTTCCGCTGGCGACCTGCCGGTTGCTGCTGACACCCTCGGCGGGTGAGGCTGCGGCTCACCCCAGTGCGCTCGCGGCGACCCGACGCCATGTTGAAAGGGCCCTGCGCGACTGGCGGCGGGATGCGCGCAGCCACGCCGACGGCATGACGCTCTTTTACTTCGCGGGCCATGGCATCCAGCGGAGCCGGGACAACACGGTCCTCCTGCTCGAGGAGTTCGCCGAGCCCGACTCGCCCGTCCTGGAGCAGGCTATCGAGCTGCAAAACATCTTCCAGGGGATGGCGCCCAGCCCGCAGGCAGGCCCCATTGCCCGGCAGCAGGTCTATTTCATCGATACGTGCAGGGTCCTCCCCGACGTGCTCAAGAACTTCGAGCACCTGTCCGCACCGGCCGTCTTCGACGTGGAGTTGGTGAGCGAGGACAACCGGTGCGCCCCCATCTTCCAGGCGGCGCTCCCTGGCACGAAAGCCTATGGCCGTCTCAACGAGACGAGCTTGTTCTGCGAGGCACTCCTGGCGGGGCTCGACGGGCGCGCCGCCACGCCCGGAGACGGGCCGGAAACGAATGAACACGTGCAGTGGGTCGTCTCGGTCTCATCGCTGAGCAGGATGCTTGTCGACCACTTCAAGCGCTTGGCCAGCGAGCCGGAAGGTGTGGAGCAGACCGTCACCCTGGGTGGACAGATTCTGGAGGATCTCATGCTGCACCAGCTCCTGGCGCCCCCTTCCGCCGACCTCACCCTCGAGGTGGATCCCCTCGCCGCAGTGGCTCACGCGCGAGTCAACGTCGTGAATGCCCTCGGGCAGCCGACTGCGGACTTTCCGCACCCCCTGTCTCCCTATCCGCTGACCCGGCAGCTCGAAGCGGGCTACTACACCATCGGGGCCACCATCGATCCGCCCCACCCGCAGTTCGTCGGCTGCCCCGGGCGCCCGATGCTGCTGACACCTCCACGCAGGACGTACAGGCTGAGGGTCTCCCCATGA
- a CDS encoding transposase, whose amino-acid sequence MEQRPGGGSAHEAQVPQASDVRPRQLRPAAPSRAPHRLSLRITQSAGEPKTGQLQYAHGKALIADAGYDADHLMQAVRERGMTPVIAMNPTRKHHRRCNSRALYRMRIQVDCMFHRLKRFRAVATRFEKTAINYLAVLHLACMMLWLN is encoded by the coding sequence CTGGAGCAACGCCCAGGCGGAGGGTCAGCTCACGAAGCTCAAGTTCCTCAAGCGTCAGATGTACGGCCGCGCCAGCTTCGACCTGCTGCGCCGTCGCGTGCTCCTCACCGTCTGAGCCTACGCATCACACAAAGTGCGGGAGAGCCGAAAACGGGGCAACTTCAGTATGCGCATGGCAAGGCGCTCATCGCCGACGCCGGCTACGACGCCGACCACCTCATGCAGGCCGTCCGGGAGCGCGGCATGACGCCCGTCATCGCCATGAATCCGACGCGCAAACACCACCGGCGCTGCAACAGCCGCGCCCTCTACCGGATGCGCATCCAAGTGGACTGCATGTTCCACCGCCTCAAGCGCTTCCGAGCGGTGGCCACCCGCTTCGAGAAGACCGCCATCAACTACCTGGCGGTCCTCCACCTTGCATGCATGATGCTTTGGCTAAATTAG
- a CDS encoding LVIVD repeat-containing protein codes for MPSSPRSSWVLFVTWGLLLSAAPGCRDSPQPTPDAGVPGDSGTPDAGPPDSGTPPWGGTYTVLEELGDGTGDPGVLSACTLVPRVGESPAGGCLDPAIFDLSACDSSTLANVAKDGFYHVRLRQESALADGGVEGSYSTVTMGLVGDGGPSKFYYAPVTHEERDADSLLLGTHTRSRDGGSTTTVLAGCEAPSNRYFTGCFARCVNGRVVQRATADAHRMLWREGEDESSGGLELVSETYVEQGTPLDIYVAKNHAYVVSANVAYLRPGKPGGISVFDVTDRRNPVLKKVISLPDDQLWNSVWAKGDALYVASQDTGIVVFDISNPADPQLVRRVPSSAPLAVHTVLVDGDRLYGMGLWPSSNTLVFDVSQPLEPVLLQRLAFPLVGPYDGAHDAFAYQGKLYISHFEGGLKVVDVENPDNMKLLGTYTYPNTTAHHNAVGTFAGRTLVFEGGENHGAHLRVLDASDPAHIVKIGEFKLRPTTSIHNILLVGTRLYVAWYQEGVRVLDVSNPTKPRQVAYYNTHRETDPGRTDDVFEGAIGIRVPGDGYVYVVDNSRGLLIMNEL; via the coding sequence ATGCCGTCCTCCCCCCGCTCGTCATGGGTGCTCTTCGTCACCTGGGGCCTGCTGCTCTCCGCGGCGCCAGGCTGCCGCGACTCGCCCCAGCCCACGCCCGATGCCGGCGTCCCCGGTGATTCGGGCACCCCCGACGCGGGGCCACCCGACTCCGGGACGCCGCCCTGGGGCGGCACGTACACCGTGTTGGAGGAGCTGGGAGACGGCACGGGTGACCCCGGCGTGCTCTCGGCCTGCACGCTCGTGCCACGGGTGGGCGAGAGCCCCGCCGGAGGCTGCCTCGACCCGGCCATTTTCGACCTGTCCGCCTGCGACTCCTCGACGCTCGCCAACGTCGCGAAGGACGGCTTCTACCATGTACGGCTGCGGCAGGAGTCCGCGCTGGCGGACGGCGGAGTGGAGGGCTCGTACTCCACCGTGACGATGGGCCTCGTCGGCGACGGCGGCCCCAGCAAGTTCTACTACGCGCCCGTCACTCACGAGGAGCGCGACGCGGACAGCCTGCTCCTCGGCACCCACACCCGGTCCCGGGACGGGGGCAGCACCACCACCGTGCTGGCGGGATGTGAGGCGCCCAGCAACCGCTACTTCACGGGCTGCTTCGCCCGGTGCGTCAACGGCCGGGTGGTGCAGCGGGCCACCGCCGACGCCCACCGCATGCTGTGGCGCGAAGGCGAGGACGAGTCCTCCGGCGGCCTCGAGCTCGTGTCGGAAACGTACGTCGAGCAGGGCACCCCGTTGGACATCTACGTCGCGAAGAACCACGCCTACGTCGTCTCCGCCAACGTCGCCTACCTTCGCCCGGGCAAGCCGGGCGGCATCTCCGTCTTCGACGTGACGGACCGGCGCAACCCCGTGCTGAAGAAGGTCATCAGCCTCCCCGACGACCAGCTCTGGAACAGCGTGTGGGCCAAGGGGGACGCGCTGTACGTCGCCAGCCAGGACACCGGCATCGTCGTCTTCGACATCTCCAACCCGGCGGACCCGCAGCTCGTGCGCCGCGTGCCCTCCAGCGCCCCCCTCGCCGTGCACACCGTGCTGGTGGACGGGGACCGCCTCTACGGCATGGGGCTCTGGCCCTCGAGCAACACGCTCGTGTTCGACGTGTCCCAGCCACTGGAGCCCGTGCTGCTCCAGCGCCTCGCGTTTCCCCTGGTGGGCCCCTACGACGGGGCCCATGACGCCTTCGCCTACCAGGGCAAGCTCTACATCAGCCACTTCGAGGGTGGCCTCAAGGTCGTCGACGTCGAGAACCCGGACAACATGAAGCTGCTGGGGACCTACACGTACCCAAACACCACCGCCCACCACAACGCAGTGGGCACCTTCGCCGGGCGCACCCTCGTTTTCGAGGGCGGCGAGAACCATGGCGCACACCTGCGCGTGCTGGACGCCAGCGATCCGGCGCACATCGTGAAGATCGGCGAGTTCAAGCTCCGGCCCACGACCTCCATCCACAACATCCTCCTGGTGGGCACGCGCCTGTACGTCGCCTGGTACCAGGAGGGCGTGCGCGTGCTGGACGTGTCCAACCCCACGAAGCCCCGGCAGGTGGCCTACTACAACACGCACCGCGAGACGGACCCGGGGCGCACCGATGACGTCTTCGAGGGCGCCATCGGCATCCGCGTGCCCGGCGACGGCTACGTGTACGTCGTCGACAACTCGCGCGGCCTGCTCATCATGAACGAGCTCTAG
- the dgcA gene encoding N-acetyl-D-Glu racemase DgcA, translating to MRKLTVTHESWPIAGRFTISRGSKTSAEVVVVTLEEDGAVGRGECVPYARYGETLEGVMAALEAARPRIEAGLARDGIAGVLEPKAARNALDCALWDLEAKRSGRPVWALLGMSEPRPLVTAYTLSLDTTEAMRAAAEKAAHRPLLKVKLGRGEEDIERLRAIRAGAPASQLIVDANEGWKPEALPALFDACAELGVVMVEQPLPAGNDGALQGLRRAVPVCADESAHDRHGLGTLLGKYDAINIKLDKTGGLTEALALASAARSEGLQLMVGCMVATSLAMAPAMLVAQGAAVVDLDGPLLLSRDRVPGIRFEGSEMYWPPPELWG from the coding sequence ATGCGCAAGCTCACCGTCACCCACGAGAGCTGGCCCATTGCCGGGCGCTTCACCATCTCCCGCGGCTCCAAGACGTCCGCCGAGGTGGTCGTCGTCACGCTGGAGGAGGACGGTGCCGTGGGGCGCGGAGAGTGCGTCCCCTATGCCCGCTATGGCGAGACGCTCGAAGGCGTCATGGCGGCGCTGGAGGCGGCCCGCCCGCGAATCGAAGCGGGGCTGGCGCGGGACGGAATCGCCGGGGTGCTGGAGCCGAAGGCCGCGCGCAACGCGCTGGACTGCGCGCTGTGGGACCTGGAGGCGAAGCGGAGCGGGCGGCCCGTCTGGGCCCTGCTGGGCATGTCCGAGCCCCGGCCGCTCGTCACCGCGTACACGCTGAGCCTCGATACCACCGAGGCGATGCGTGCTGCCGCGGAGAAGGCCGCGCACCGGCCGCTGCTGAAGGTGAAGCTCGGGCGCGGAGAGGAAGACATCGAGCGGCTGCGGGCCATCCGCGCGGGGGCTCCGGCGAGCCAGCTCATCGTGGATGCGAACGAGGGCTGGAAGCCGGAGGCGCTGCCTGCCCTGTTCGACGCCTGCGCGGAGCTGGGCGTGGTCATGGTGGAGCAGCCTCTTCCGGCCGGGAATGATGGCGCGCTCCAGGGGCTGCGGCGCGCGGTGCCCGTCTGCGCCGACGAGTCCGCGCATGACCGGCACGGGCTGGGGACGCTGCTGGGGAAGTACGACGCCATCAACATCAAGCTGGACAAGACCGGGGGCCTGACGGAGGCGCTGGCGCTCGCGTCGGCCGCGCGGAGCGAGGGGCTGCAGCTCATGGTGGGCTGCATGGTGGCGACGTCACTGGCCATGGCGCCCGCGATGCTCGTGGCGCAGGGGGCCGCCGTGGTGGACCTGGACGGGCCGCTGCTGCTCTCCCGGGACCGGGTGCCCGGCATCCGCTTCGAGGGAAGCGAGATGTACTGGCCGCCTCCCGAGCTCTGGGGCTGA
- the dgcN gene encoding N-acetyltransferase DgcN: MEIEKPYVLFLGDVPDQLAAKTAHGIVDWRPDWCVGQLRLEGCKADCGLPDLDIAQAKAKGAKTLIVGVANAGGVLPEHWIGKLVEALDAGMDLATGLHKRLSAFPAIAAAAARNGRKLHDVRIPDMDFATGKGSKRPGLRLLTVGTDCSVGKKYTVLALEKEMRARGLKADFRATGQTGIFISGRGVAIDAVVSDFVAGAAEWLTPANDADHWDLVEGQGSLFHPSFAGVTLGLLHGAQPDAFVVCHEPTRTKMRGVQHPLPSIQAVIDRTILEGQLTNPRIQCTGLAINTEHLGEKEALELLERTGREHGLPCVDPIRTGVGPLVEELARRFPARS, from the coding sequence GTGGAGATCGAGAAGCCGTACGTTCTGTTTCTGGGTGACGTCCCCGACCAGCTCGCCGCCAAGACGGCGCACGGCATCGTCGACTGGCGGCCCGACTGGTGCGTGGGTCAGCTCCGGCTGGAGGGCTGCAAGGCCGACTGCGGCCTCCCGGATCTGGACATCGCCCAGGCGAAGGCGAAGGGCGCGAAGACGCTCATCGTCGGCGTGGCCAACGCGGGCGGCGTGCTGCCGGAGCACTGGATTGGCAAGCTGGTGGAGGCGCTCGACGCGGGAATGGACCTCGCCACGGGGCTGCACAAGCGGCTGAGCGCCTTCCCCGCCATCGCCGCGGCGGCCGCGCGCAATGGCCGCAAGCTGCACGACGTGCGCATCCCCGACATGGACTTCGCCACCGGAAAGGGCTCGAAGCGCCCGGGCCTGCGGCTCCTGACGGTGGGCACGGACTGCTCGGTGGGCAAGAAGTACACGGTGCTCGCGCTGGAGAAGGAGATGCGCGCGCGCGGCCTCAAGGCGGACTTCCGCGCCACCGGGCAGACGGGCATCTTCATCTCCGGGCGCGGCGTGGCCATCGACGCGGTGGTGTCGGACTTCGTCGCCGGCGCGGCCGAGTGGCTCACTCCCGCCAACGACGCGGACCACTGGGACCTGGTGGAAGGCCAGGGCTCGCTGTTCCACCCGTCCTTCGCGGGCGTCACCCTGGGGCTGCTCCACGGCGCGCAGCCGGACGCCTTCGTCGTCTGCCACGAGCCCACGCGCACGAAGATGCGCGGCGTCCAGCATCCCCTCCCCTCCATCCAGGCCGTCATCGACCGGACCATCCTGGAGGGCCAGCTCACCAACCCGCGCATCCAGTGCACCGGCCTCGCCATCAACACCGAGCACCTGGGCGAGAAGGAGGCCCTGGAACTGCTGGAGCGCACGGGCCGCGAGCACGGGCTGCCGTGCGTGGACCCCATCCGCACCGGCGTCGGCCCCCTCGTCGAGGAGCTGGCGCGCCGCTTCCCGGCCCGGAGCTGA